In a genomic window of Candidatus Krumholzibacteriia bacterium:
- a CDS encoding HAMP domain-containing sensor histidine kinase, with protein MARKTQELPKPELAAQPQGGRQSRAPAGTGAERGSGSELQRHSLLSFFELSKELDYSLNIYDFADRALFNFMGHLGTPHSALWLLPPDDPAGLVLVRSHGLPESVARQIGAQCMETLVDLLLRDRRIQLRDDLHRIFTADEMELLRSRGLSLFAPLLAPDRLLGIIALGTRPGDRVDPFEIEVLQASVEFFAVALQNSIFYHELQESVRELRQANENLQELDRAKNEFVSTMHHELRTPVTVMQMYAESLLEELPENSSQRAHLKVVLKQTEKLKKMLENLLDFSGLSGNRLEVHCQAGDLGLALQQYYDNRRNGVAMTLHDFRLALPDGLPPVRFEERRLRQVLDILLDNALRFTPQGCHIVLRAACDDTVGSPRVRIEMEDDGPGIAPDMLPKLFTPFVQVDGSLTREKDGLGLGLALAHRLVQAMGGEILAASEIGHGMRLSVLLPRA; from the coding sequence ATGGCGCGCAAGACGCAGGAGTTGCCCAAGCCCGAACTGGCGGCGCAGCCCCAGGGCGGGCGGCAGTCCCGGGCGCCGGCCGGGACGGGAGCGGAGCGCGGCAGCGGCAGCGAGCTGCAGCGGCACAGCCTGCTCTCGTTCTTCGAGCTGAGCAAGGAGCTGGACTACTCGCTCAACATCTACGACTTCGCCGACCGGGCCCTGTTCAACTTCATGGGCCACCTGGGCACGCCGCACTCGGCGCTCTGGCTCCTACCCCCCGACGATCCGGCAGGTCTGGTGCTGGTGCGCAGTCACGGCCTCCCGGAGAGCGTGGCGCGGCAGATCGGGGCGCAGTGCATGGAGACTCTGGTGGATCTCCTCTTGCGCGACCGGCGCATTCAGTTGCGCGACGACCTGCACCGCATCTTCACGGCGGACGAGATGGAGCTGCTCCGTTCCCGCGGGCTCTCGCTCTTCGCGCCGCTGCTGGCGCCGGACCGGCTGCTCGGCATCATCGCCCTGGGCACGCGGCCGGGCGACCGCGTGGATCCCTTCGAGATCGAGGTACTGCAGGCGTCGGTGGAGTTCTTCGCCGTGGCGCTGCAGAACTCCATCTTCTACCACGAGCTGCAGGAGAGCGTGCGGGAGCTGCGGCAGGCCAACGAGAACCTGCAGGAGCTGGACCGGGCGAAGAACGAGTTCGTGAGCACCATGCACCACGAGCTGCGCACGCCGGTGACGGTGATGCAGATGTACGCCGAGAGCCTGCTGGAGGAGCTGCCCGAGAACAGCAGCCAGCGCGCGCATCTGAAGGTGGTGCTCAAGCAGACGGAGAAGTTGAAGAAGATGCTGGAGAACCTGCTCGACTTCTCCGGCTTGTCCGGGAACCGCCTCGAGGTGCACTGCCAGGCCGGGGACCTGGGACTGGCGCTACAGCAGTACTACGACAACCGCCGCAACGGCGTGGCGATGACGCTCCACGACTTCCGTCTCGCCCTCCCCGACGGCCTGCCGCCCGTGCGGTTCGAGGAACGCCGTCTGCGCCAGGTCCTGGACATCCTGCTGGACAACGCCTTGCGCTTCACGCCCCAGGGCTGCCACATCGTCCTGCGCGCCGCCTGCGACGACACCGTGGGCTCGCCCCGCGTTCGCATCGAGATGGAGGACGACGGCCCGGGCATCGCCCCGGACATGCTCCCCAAGCTCTTCACGCCTTTCGTGCAGGTGGACGGTTCGCTCACCCGCGAGAAGGATGGTCTCGGTCTCGGCCTGGCGCTGGCGCACCGTTTGGTGCAGGCCATGGGTGGCGAGATCCTGGCGGCGAGCGAGATCGGACACGGCATGCGCCTCAGCGTGCTCCTGCCCCGCGCTTGA
- a CDS encoding STAS domain-containing protein has protein sequence MSRPDGSSGGQRPVGPRSLGGHSRDSLPSLGDFRITDGPRRGSLVVLQLTGRLDGRAAQLLQQRCNEVRTQGVQHLALELSGITFLASSGLGVFLAETEEFKESGGSLHLVAASSVVASVVNLLNVGRFLSLVPSVDDLVVKNSR, from the coding sequence ATGTCTCGACCAGACGGTAGCTCCGGGGGACAGCGCCCGGTTGGACCGAGATCCCTCGGCGGGCACTCCCGCGATTCCTTGCCCAGCCTGGGGGATTTCAGGATCACCGACGGACCGCGCCGCGGCTCCTTGGTGGTCCTGCAGCTGACCGGGCGGCTCGATGGCCGCGCCGCGCAGCTCCTGCAACAACGCTGCAACGAAGTGCGGACGCAGGGCGTGCAGCACCTGGCCCTCGAGCTGAGCGGCATCACCTTCCTGGCCTCCAGCGGTCTCGGCGTCTTCCTGGCCGAAACCGAAGAGTTCAAGGAAAGCGGCGGCAGCCTGCACCTGGTGGCGGCTTCCTCCGTCGTGGCCTCGGTGGTCAACCTGCTGAACGTGGGGCGTTTCCTCTCCCTCGTTCCGTCGGTGGACGATCTCGTGGTGAAGAACTCTCGCTGA
- a CDS encoding SpoIIE family protein phosphatase — MAAADTTRSAPPAAPGAVPTRAATPAAAVPPLRRRQRRFFSIRLIVTGVAVALVAGGVLGVGWVGERHVRSVLSTEMEARLLMTARNLARLSAGALLSDFPELVLHPAVREIQEDHPEFAFVVVVDHEQHIQGHADARTLDQNYTPPPDLQPLVPRNRLAAGEAILGNDATLVARVPVQHPSGGAIGTVFVALQRQYLEAEATAAREEQGVVLMGLLGLAVASALLVMTVLLRPIDRLRDGLERIGRGDLGTPIVLRDRTEFQLLADAVNSMAAELQRAQGQMMEKERLKHEMELARQIQSSLLPAHSSLVGDFEVLGVHQAAAEVGGDYFDVLELPDGRVGIAIADVSGKGLAGCLVMSMVAVLLRSLRRSHRTPSALLAALDDQLAGNLRPGVFVTMFYGILDPRSGRLSYASAGHSPVLVHRAATQQIEWHYTEAIPIGAVRGALRETLRDYELELLAGDTLVQFTDGINEAWEPQTRQQFGFGRLEQVVKNAAAGGSRAVIAAVRRAIAQWTQEAPRLDDETLVVVHRLPASTAAAAGTAGALAGRAVPGATEVLGERAWNQRHTGRHLALPLDPHALRGLRGWLAGCPQLAALPEAEAVLLEHALHELCANVIEHGYRGHPRPDPTVSLDLWWIPELDLWSGQQPRDPQRAAAAGEQWTNLQRGAFLLRDSGRSFSPLSRKESDLDDPEVRKRGRGLGLRIIQEVMHPVLYLESTVQGNITVMRFDPVEQSTEKEVRHVSTRR, encoded by the coding sequence ATGGCCGCAGCCGACACCACACGCAGCGCTCCGCCGGCAGCTCCCGGTGCCGTGCCGACGCGGGCCGCTACGCCGGCCGCTGCGGTGCCCCCCCTGCGGCGGCGCCAGCGTCGCTTCTTCAGCATCCGCCTCATCGTCACCGGCGTCGCCGTGGCGTTGGTGGCCGGTGGCGTCCTCGGCGTCGGCTGGGTGGGCGAGCGGCACGTGCGCAGCGTCCTCAGCACCGAGATGGAGGCGCGCCTGTTGATGACGGCGCGCAACCTGGCGCGGCTTTCCGCCGGCGCCCTGCTGAGCGACTTCCCCGAGCTCGTCCTGCATCCGGCGGTGCGGGAAATCCAAGAAGATCACCCGGAGTTCGCCTTCGTCGTCGTCGTCGACCACGAACAACACATCCAGGGCCACGCCGATGCCCGGACCCTGGACCAGAACTACACCCCGCCTCCGGACCTGCAGCCCCTGGTGCCGCGGAACCGGCTGGCGGCGGGCGAAGCCATCCTCGGCAACGACGCCACCTTGGTGGCCCGCGTGCCGGTGCAGCACCCGAGCGGCGGCGCCATCGGCACGGTCTTCGTCGCCTTGCAGCGCCAGTATCTGGAGGCGGAGGCGACCGCGGCCCGCGAGGAGCAGGGCGTCGTGCTCATGGGGCTCCTCGGCCTGGCGGTGGCCAGCGCTCTGCTGGTCATGACCGTGCTGCTGCGGCCCATCGACCGCTTGCGCGACGGGCTGGAGCGCATCGGCCGCGGCGACCTCGGTACCCCCATCGTGCTGCGCGATCGTACCGAGTTCCAGTTGCTCGCCGATGCAGTCAACTCCATGGCGGCGGAGCTGCAGCGGGCGCAGGGACAGATGATGGAAAAGGAGCGCCTCAAGCACGAGATGGAGCTGGCGCGGCAGATCCAGAGCTCGCTGCTGCCGGCGCACTCCAGCCTGGTCGGCGACTTCGAGGTCCTCGGCGTGCACCAGGCTGCCGCCGAGGTGGGGGGCGACTACTTCGACGTCCTCGAGCTGCCCGATGGGCGCGTCGGCATCGCCATCGCCGACGTCTCTGGCAAGGGCCTCGCCGGCTGCCTGGTCATGTCCATGGTGGCGGTCTTGCTGCGCTCGCTGCGGCGCTCGCATCGCACCCCGTCGGCACTGCTCGCGGCGCTGGACGATCAGCTCGCCGGCAACCTCCGCCCCGGCGTCTTCGTCACCATGTTCTACGGCATCCTGGATCCCCGGAGCGGCAGGCTCAGCTATGCCTCGGCAGGACACAGCCCGGTGCTGGTGCATCGTGCCGCGACGCAGCAGATCGAATGGCACTACACCGAAGCCATCCCGATCGGCGCGGTGCGCGGGGCGCTGCGCGAGACGCTGCGGGACTACGAGCTCGAGCTCCTGGCCGGCGACACGCTGGTGCAGTTCACCGACGGCATCAACGAAGCCTGGGAACCGCAAACGCGCCAGCAGTTCGGCTTCGGTCGCCTGGAGCAGGTGGTGAAGAACGCCGCCGCCGGCGGCAGCCGCGCCGTGATCGCCGCCGTGCGCCGGGCCATTGCGCAATGGACGCAGGAGGCGCCGCGCCTGGACGACGAGACTCTGGTGGTGGTGCATCGCCTGCCGGCCAGCACCGCGGCGGCAGCGGGTACCGCTGGGGCGCTCGCCGGCCGCGCGGTGCCCGGCGCCACCGAGGTGCTCGGCGAGCGCGCTTGGAACCAGCGGCACACCGGCCGCCACTTGGCGCTGCCCCTTGACCCCCATGCGCTGCGCGGCTTGCGCGGCTGGCTCGCCGGCTGCCCGCAGCTGGCCGCACTCCCGGAAGCGGAGGCGGTGCTCCTCGAGCACGCCCTGCACGAGCTCTGCGCCAACGTCATCGAGCACGGTTACCGCGGCCACCCGCGCCCCGATCCCACCGTGAGCCTCGATCTGTGGTGGATCCCCGAGCTGGACCTGTGGAGCGGCCAGCAGCCGCGGGACCCGCAGCGCGCCGCCGCCGCCGGCGAGCAGTGGACGAACCTGCAGCGCGGCGCCTTTCTCCTCCGCGACAGCGGCCGGTCGTTCTCCCCGCTGTCGCGGAAGGAGTCCGACCTCGACGACCCCGAGGTGCGCAAGCGCGGGCGCGGTTTGGGTCTCCGCATCATCCAGGAGGTCATGCACCCGGTGCTCTACCTGGAGTCGACGGTGCAGGGAAACATCACGGTCATGCGTTTCGATCCGGTGGAACAGAGCACAGAGAAGGAGGTTCGGCATGTCTCGACCAGACGGTAG